Proteins encoded by one window of Roseibium sp. Sym1:
- a CDS encoding lytic murein transglycosylase has translation MRILFVSIVSCLLVASSPALSARCGNGPGGFDAWKQAFIANSSGYGLKQRVVRNALQNVSYDRKVVRLDRNQKSFKLSFEQFYGKRVNNAMIRRARKLGKTYARIFRGIERKYGVPAPILLAIWGLETNFGSFSGNMSVLRSLATLAYDCRRSKFFTNELVNALKIVQRRDMTPAEMKGAWAGEIGQTQFLASSYMKYAVDYDRNGRRDLIRSIPDVLASTANYLQKNGWRRGQGWGPGTANYNVLKKWNKASVYVQTISVMASRIAQ, from the coding sequence ATGCGTATCCTGTTCGTTTCCATTGTGTCATGTCTGCTTGTTGCCTCCTCCCCTGCCCTCAGCGCCAGATGCGGCAACGGCCCAGGCGGGTTCGATGCCTGGAAGCAGGCTTTCATCGCCAATTCATCCGGCTACGGTCTCAAGCAGCGGGTCGTGAGGAATGCCCTGCAGAATGTCAGCTACGACCGCAAGGTCGTCCGGCTGGACCGCAACCAGAAGTCCTTCAAGCTGAGCTTCGAGCAGTTCTATGGCAAGCGGGTCAACAACGCGATGATCCGCCGCGCCCGGAAACTCGGCAAGACCTATGCCCGCATCTTCCGGGGCATCGAACGCAAATACGGCGTGCCCGCCCCGATCCTTCTGGCGATCTGGGGCCTGGAAACCAATTTCGGCAGTTTCTCCGGAAACATGTCCGTTCTCCGGTCGCTCGCCACGCTGGCCTATGACTGCCGCCGCTCCAAGTTTTTCACCAACGAACTGGTCAATGCCCTCAAGATCGTGCAGCGCCGGGACATGACACCGGCGGAAATGAAGGGCGCATGGGCCGGCGAAATCGGCCAGACCCAGTTTCTGGCCTCGTCCTACATGAAATACGCGGTCGACTATGACCGCAACGGCCGCCGTGACCTGATCCGATCCATTCCCGACGTGCTTGCGTCCACCGCCAACTACCTCCAGAAGAACGGCTGGCGCCGCGGCCAGGGCTGGGGGCCCGGCACCGCGAACTACAACGTCCTGAAGAAATGGAACAAGGCCAGCGTCTATGTGCAAACCATCTCGGTGATGGCCTCCAGGATCGCGCAGTAG
- a CDS encoding flagellar protein FlgN, with protein sequence MTAQPNATTFPFSLERPTSQQDAENFCSALSGTMEALLSVIEMETDLVRAGKLKEAGELQADKARLIHEYTRGMMTAKEHAVALGNLAPAATQSLRRQHGEFQPVLRINLAVLSTARDVANNIVSTVAKVAGAKNATAPTTYGRNGTAPTGPQSARGIAVNQSL encoded by the coding sequence ATGACCGCACAACCGAACGCAACCACATTTCCGTTTTCCCTGGAGCGGCCCACAAGCCAACAGGACGCGGAGAACTTCTGTTCCGCCCTGTCCGGCACCATGGAAGCGCTGTTGTCCGTCATAGAGATGGAAACAGATCTCGTCCGGGCGGGTAAACTGAAGGAAGCGGGCGAACTTCAGGCGGACAAGGCCCGCCTGATCCATGAATACACCCGCGGCATGATGACGGCGAAGGAACACGCGGTTGCCCTCGGCAACCTTGCGCCGGCGGCGACCCAGAGCCTTCGGCGTCAGCACGGCGAGTTCCAGCCCGTCCTGCGCATCAATCTGGCGGTGCTTTCCACTGCCCGCGATGTCGCCAACAACATCGTTTCGACGGTGGCCAAGGTGGCCGGCGCCAAGAACGCGACGGCTCCGACGACCTATGGCCGCAATGGTACGGCACCGACCGGACCGCAATCGGCGCGCGGTATTGCCGTCAACCAGTCTCTTTGA
- the flgA gene encoding flagellar basal body P-ring formation chaperone FlgA produces the protein MIKHLLKAATGLLLVSLAAFQALADERPVLRSQVMTLSDIVTIGDFYSNAGMLAEKPLFRSPDMGTSGNVSATLVAERARAAGLTAAGTDGLRTVAVFRGATRFNRDQLAGLVRNTLAERNAGLDPAKLDIRLLQAPDQVLADPKVHDPIRVDRVEWSETSGHFTLHATVAVEIGTQSLTLSGIATEMIDVVALLQPLRRGDILKEEDLDVIRLARNKVPAGALTEADDILGKEARTNIRANAPLARRDFQRPMLVERSEKVTVVYEMAGMKLTSRAQAMEDGGKGDVIDVRNLQSRRIVPATVSSRGQVRVYAANPIVASLNSETD, from the coding sequence ATGATCAAACACCTGCTGAAAGCCGCCACCGGCCTGTTGCTGGTGAGCCTTGCCGCCTTCCAGGCGCTGGCGGACGAACGTCCGGTTCTGCGCTCCCAGGTCATGACCCTTTCGGACATCGTGACCATCGGCGACTTTTATTCCAACGCCGGGATGCTGGCAGAAAAGCCGCTGTTCCGGTCTCCCGACATGGGCACTTCCGGAAATGTCTCCGCCACGCTCGTCGCCGAACGCGCCCGCGCCGCCGGCCTGACCGCCGCGGGAACCGACGGGCTCAGGACCGTCGCGGTCTTTCGCGGTGCCACCAGGTTCAATCGCGACCAGCTCGCCGGGCTGGTGCGCAACACACTGGCGGAACGCAATGCCGGGCTTGATCCCGCCAAGCTCGACATCCGCCTTCTGCAGGCGCCGGACCAGGTTCTGGCGGATCCCAAAGTCCACGACCCCATTCGGGTCGACCGGGTCGAGTGGTCCGAGACCAGTGGGCATTTCACATTGCACGCGACGGTCGCCGTCGAAATCGGCACACAGTCGCTGACATTGTCCGGCATCGCCACGGAGATGATCGACGTGGTCGCACTGCTTCAGCCGCTCCGCCGGGGCGACATCCTCAAGGAAGAGGATCTGGACGTGATCCGGCTGGCCCGCAACAAGGTGCCCGCCGGCGCCCTCACCGAAGCGGACGACATCCTCGGCAAGGAAGCGCGCACGAATATCCGCGCCAACGCACCCCTGGCGCGGAGGGACTTCCAGCGCCCGATGCTGGTCGAACGCAGTGAAAAGGTCACGGTCGTCTACGAGATGGCCGGCATGAAACTGACCTCCCGCGCCCAGGCCATGGAAGATGGCGGCAAGGGTGACGTCATCGATGTCAGAAATCTGCAGTCCCGGCGCATCGTTCCGGCGACTGTCTCCTCCCGCGGCCAAGTACGCGTTTATGCCGCCAATCCCATAGTCGCAAGCTTGAACAGCGAGACCGATTAA
- a CDS encoding rod-binding protein, which translates to MLQQITPQISPASVQTSPQDALRGVDRTDKTAVREAAEEFEAVFLNTMLQNMFTGLEDGGAWGGGTGSDAWQSLLIDEYARTIAEAGGIGLADSVERELIALQEGAQ; encoded by the coding sequence ATGTTGCAACAGATTACACCGCAGATTTCACCGGCATCGGTCCAGACCAGCCCGCAGGACGCCTTGCGCGGTGTCGACCGGACGGACAAGACCGCTGTCCGCGAGGCTGCGGAAGAATTCGAGGCGGTTTTCCTGAACACCATGCTCCAGAACATGTTCACCGGCCTTGAAGACGGCGGTGCCTGGGGTGGCGGAACAGGATCGGATGCCTGGCAAAGCCTTTTGATCGACGAGTATGCTCGTACGATCGCGGAGGCCGGCGGTATCGGTCTTGCCGACAGCGTTGAGCGCGAACTGATCGCATTGCAGGAGGGGGCACAATGA
- the flgG gene encoding flagellar basal-body rod protein FlgG codes for MKALHIAATGMKAQELNVEVISNNVANMRTTGFKKQRADFQDLLYQNLRRMGTETSDNGTIVPTGIQIGSGVKLASTTRIMSQGSLEQTGKALDVAIRGEGFFQIDLPDGTTGYTRDGSFERDADGQLVTVDGYTVNPGITIPETTQDITISNTGVVQGVDQAGNTVQLGQVQLARFVNKAGLEAIGDNLFLETDASGQAETGNPGDNGFGSVQQYFLEMANVDAVTEIADLISAQRAYEMNSKIIQAADEMYSTTTNLR; via the coding sequence ATGAAAGCACTCCATATTGCCGCGACGGGCATGAAGGCCCAGGAACTGAACGTCGAAGTCATTTCCAACAATGTCGCCAACATGCGCACGACGGGTTTCAAGAAGCAGCGTGCGGACTTCCAGGACCTGCTTTACCAGAACCTGAGACGCATGGGCACGGAGACGTCCGACAACGGCACCATCGTCCCGACCGGCATTCAGATCGGCTCCGGCGTCAAACTGGCCTCGACCACCCGCATCATGTCCCAGGGCTCCCTGGAACAGACGGGCAAGGCCCTGGACGTGGCGATCCGCGGCGAGGGTTTCTTCCAGATCGACTTGCCGGACGGCACCACGGGATACACAAGGGACGGCTCCTTCGAGCGCGATGCGGACGGACAGCTGGTGACGGTCGACGGCTACACCGTCAATCCCGGCATCACGATCCCGGAAACGACCCAGGACATAACGATCTCCAACACCGGCGTCGTTCAGGGTGTCGACCAGGCGGGCAACACGGTCCAGCTCGGCCAGGTCCAGCTCGCCAGGTTCGTCAACAAGGCCGGCCTTGAAGCCATCGGCGACAACCTTTTCCTGGAGACCGACGCCAGCGGCCAGGCCGAGACCGGCAACCCCGGCGACAACGGCTTCGGCTCCGTGCAGCAGTATTTTCTCGAAATGGCCAATGTGGACGCGGTGACGGAAATCGCCGACCTCATTTCGGCCCAGCGCGCCTACGAGATGAATTCGAAAATCATCCAGGCCGCCGACGAGATGTACTCCACGACCACCAACCTTCGCTAA
- the flgF gene encoding flagellar basal-body rod protein FlgF has product MENAQLIALSRQTALRNQLDVVANNMANINTSGFKSENLLFEEYLMPIAEATEFQSQDETLSYVLDYKTHTDFDTGSFKLTGNELDLALEGEGFFTVQLDDGTQAYTRNGAFHLDSTGQLVTSEGRPVLTSAGPLTFTREDGLIEIAEDGTISTKLGVRGQVQVVAFENNQDLEKIGETLYLGENPGAPERVRVVQGAIEQSNVDGIYEVTRLIEITRTYEAVAKFLKDSDELRQQAISSLGRFQA; this is encoded by the coding sequence ATGGAGAACGCGCAATTAATCGCCTTGTCACGGCAGACTGCCTTGCGAAATCAGCTGGATGTGGTCGCAAACAACATGGCGAACATCAATACGTCCGGCTTCAAGTCAGAAAACCTGCTGTTTGAAGAATACCTGATGCCGATCGCGGAAGCGACCGAATTCCAGTCGCAGGATGAAACGCTGTCCTATGTGCTGGACTACAAGACACACACGGATTTCGATACCGGCAGCTTCAAGCTGACGGGCAACGAACTGGACCTTGCGCTCGAAGGCGAGGGTTTCTTCACCGTGCAGCTGGACGACGGCACACAGGCCTATACGCGCAATGGCGCTTTTCATCTCGATTCGACGGGGCAGCTCGTGACCTCGGAAGGAAGGCCTGTTCTGACCAGCGCAGGCCCCCTGACGTTCACCCGCGAGGATGGTCTGATCGAAATTGCCGAGGACGGCACCATTTCAACCAAGCTGGGTGTACGCGGACAGGTCCAGGTGGTCGCGTTCGAGAACAACCAGGACCTCGAGAAGATCGGCGAGACGCTCTATCTGGGAGAGAACCCGGGAGCGCCGGAGCGTGTGCGCGTGGTTCAGGGCGCCATTGAGCAGTCCAACGTGGACGGCATCTACGAGGTGACCCGGCTGATCGAGATCACCCGCACCTACGAAGCCGTCGCAAAATTCCTGAAAGACTCGGACGAACTGCGCCAGCAGGCGATTTCGTCGCTCGGCCGGTTTCAGGCCTGA
- the flgH gene encoding flagellar basal body L-ring protein FlgH yields the protein MLSTFPRHLLASIALSALVAGCGTADKLANVGQQPTLNAIQDPTTTPGYRPVQMPMPDPVQAHYNPNSLWQSGSRAFFKDQRASQVGDILTVVVTIDDEAEFDNETERSRTETSGAGVGGALGTAIDTIFMPASTAASDLANVDSNSSFSGSGSVDRNETLTTTVAAVVTQVLPNGNMVIEGRQEVRVNYEVRELIVAGIVRPEDITANNRIASEQIAEARIGYGGRGQITDVQQPRVGNQVLDILLPF from the coding sequence ATGCTGAGCACCTTCCCCAGACACCTGTTGGCAAGCATCGCGCTGAGCGCTCTTGTCGCGGGATGCGGCACCGCCGACAAACTCGCCAATGTCGGCCAGCAGCCTACCCTGAACGCGATTCAGGATCCGACAACGACACCTGGTTACCGCCCGGTGCAAATGCCCATGCCCGATCCGGTGCAGGCACATTATAATCCGAATTCCCTGTGGCAATCGGGCAGCCGCGCCTTCTTCAAGGACCAGCGCGCCAGCCAGGTCGGCGACATCCTGACCGTGGTCGTGACCATTGACGACGAGGCGGAATTCGACAACGAGACCGAACGCAGCCGCACCGAAACCAGCGGCGCAGGCGTCGGCGGTGCGCTCGGCACAGCGATCGACACGATCTTCATGCCCGCGAGCACCGCCGCCAGCGACCTCGCCAATGTCGACAGCAACTCCAGTTTCTCAGGTTCCGGCAGCGTAGACCGCAACGAAACCCTGACAACAACCGTTGCCGCCGTGGTGACCCAGGTCCTGCCGAACGGCAACATGGTCATCGAGGGCCGCCAGGAAGTCAGGGTGAACTACGAGGTCCGCGAGCTGATCGTCGCCGGTATCGTCCGGCCGGAAGACATCACCGCCAACAACCGCATCGCCAGCGAGCAGATCGCCGAAGCGCGCATCGGCTATGGCGGCCGCGGCCAGATCACGGACGTCCAGCAGCCCCGCGTCGGCAACCAGGTCCTGGATATCCTGCTGCCGTTCTGA
- a CDS encoding flagellar assembly protein FliX produces MRITGNKPVTGVQGKSAKKGSSSSSEQFAPDLGSEVVQSSQTAGGASIQGMDALLALQEVDERAERRSRAARYGNKLLDALESVRTDLLAGQVSEERLELLAQQVSKRPQSGDSRIDSVLEEIELRVKVELAKLGRFPE; encoded by the coding sequence ATGCGCATTACAGGCAACAAACCCGTCACCGGCGTTCAGGGGAAAAGCGCCAAGAAAGGCAGCAGTTCGAGTTCCGAGCAGTTTGCCCCGGACCTCGGAAGTGAAGTGGTGCAGTCCTCGCAGACGGCCGGCGGTGCATCGATCCAGGGCATGGATGCGCTCCTGGCGCTTCAGGAAGTGGATGAGCGCGCCGAACGCAGGTCGCGCGCGGCCAGATACGGCAACAAGCTGCTCGACGCACTCGAATCCGTCCGGACCGACCTGCTGGCCGGCCAGGTTTCCGAAGAGCGGCTGGAATTGCTGGCCCAGCAGGTCTCGAAACGCCCCCAGAGCGGCGATTCCAGAATCGATTCGGTGCTGGAAGAGATTGAATTGCGTGTCAAAGTTGAGCTCGCCAAGCTCGGCCGATTCCCTGAATGA
- a CDS encoding bifunctional 2',3'-cyclic-nucleotide 2'-phosphodiesterase/3'-nucleotidase translates to MSSIKDVSLSRRGLLMGAAATGFAAALHPYSVLAKEGTAHVRLMETTDLHVHVFPYDYYGDKPVDTAGLARTATLIRQIRDEATNSVLVDNGDFLQGNPMGDFIAYERGMREGDVHPVIKGMNVLNFDAGTLGNHEFNYGLDFMMKVLSGANFPVVCANLVKGTTLAGNARDDSLFLKPYVIVDKEITDGAGNTAPIKIGFIGFVPPQIMNWDRRHLEGNANARDIVAAAKAFVPEMREQGCDLVIALSHSGIDANDFSENMENASLHLAAVDGIDAVFTGHHHLVFPGPQYEGLPGIDSQKGTLFGKPAAMGGFWGSHLGVIDLMIERDGNGWRVANFMTEARPIYEKEGRKVTPLVDSQQDVLDAVREDHEATLEYVRRPVGKTSAPLHSYFALVADDPSVQIVSKAQTWYIEQMMKGTEWEGLPILSAAAPFKAGGRGGPAYYTDVPVGDVAIKNVADLYLYPNTVRAVAIKGGTVKEWLERSAGIFLQVEPGKADQPLINPEFPSYNFDVIDGITYEIDLTQPSKYDSKGELINPDASRIVKLEFNGKPLNFDDTFIVATNNYRAAGGGNFPGISDDVVVFVGPDTNRDVLVRYIVEQGTINPSADANWRFRPVPETTVLFETGPGGTDHASSVEGVRIEPAGDGADGFARYRITL, encoded by the coding sequence ATGTCCAGTATCAAAGACGTTTCACTCTCACGGCGCGGCCTGCTGATGGGAGCCGCGGCGACCGGTTTCGCCGCCGCGCTGCATCCCTATTCCGTCCTGGCAAAGGAAGGCACCGCCCATGTCCGGCTGATGGAAACCACCGATCTCCATGTCCACGTGTTTCCCTACGACTATTACGGCGACAAACCGGTCGACACGGCGGGCCTTGCCCGCACCGCCACACTGATCCGCCAGATCCGCGACGAAGCCACCAACTCGGTGCTGGTCGACAATGGCGACTTTCTTCAGGGCAATCCGATGGGCGATTTCATCGCCTATGAACGCGGCATGCGCGAAGGCGACGTCCATCCGGTCATCAAGGGCATGAACGTGCTGAACTTCGATGCCGGAACGCTCGGCAATCACGAGTTCAACTATGGTCTGGACTTCATGATGAAGGTGCTGTCGGGCGCCAATTTCCCGGTCGTCTGCGCCAACCTGGTCAAGGGCACCACGCTCGCCGGCAACGCACGCGACGACAGCCTGTTCCTGAAGCCCTACGTCATCGTCGACAAGGAGATCACCGACGGTGCCGGCAACACGGCTCCCATCAAGATAGGCTTCATCGGCTTCGTGCCGCCCCAGATCATGAACTGGGACCGCCGCCACCTGGAAGGCAATGCCAATGCCCGCGATATCGTTGCGGCGGCCAAGGCCTTCGTTCCGGAAATGCGCGAACAGGGATGCGATCTCGTCATTGCCCTGTCGCACTCCGGCATCGACGCCAACGACTTTTCCGAAAACATGGAAAACGCCTCGCTGCACCTGGCGGCCGTCGACGGCATCGATGCGGTCTTCACCGGCCACCATCACCTGGTCTTTCCCGGCCCCCAGTATGAAGGCCTGCCCGGCATCGACAGCCAGAAAGGCACCCTCTTCGGAAAGCCGGCCGCCATGGGAGGTTTCTGGGGCTCGCATCTGGGTGTCATCGACCTGATGATCGAACGCGACGGCAACGGCTGGCGGGTTGCCAATTTCATGACCGAGGCCCGTCCCATCTACGAGAAGGAAGGCCGCAAGGTGACACCGCTGGTCGACAGCCAGCAGGACGTGCTCGATGCCGTCAGGGAAGACCACGAGGCAACGCTTGAATATGTTCGCCGGCCCGTGGGCAAGACGTCGGCGCCGCTGCATTCCTATTTCGCCCTGGTCGCCGACGACCCGAGCGTCCAGATCGTTTCCAAGGCGCAGACCTGGTATATCGAGCAGATGATGAAGGGCACCGAGTGGGAAGGCCTGCCGATCCTCTCCGCCGCCGCGCCCTTCAAGGCCGGCGGCCGCGGCGGCCCCGCCTATTACACCGACGTGCCGGTCGGCGATGTCGCCATCAAGAACGTCGCCGATCTCTATCTCTATCCGAATACCGTGCGTGCGGTCGCCATCAAGGGCGGCACGGTCAAGGAATGGCTGGAGCGTTCCGCAGGCATCTTCCTTCAGGTCGAACCGGGCAAGGCCGACCAGCCTCTCATCAATCCGGAATTCCCGAGCTACAATTTCGACGTCATCGACGGCATCACCTACGAGATCGACCTGACCCAGCCGTCGAAATACGATTCGAAGGGCGAGCTGATCAACCCGGACGCCAGTCGCATCGTCAAGCTGGAGTTCAACGGCAAGCCGCTGAACTTCGACGACACATTCATCGTGGCCACCAACAACTACCGCGCCGCAGGCGGCGGAAATTTCCCCGGCATCAGCGACGATGTCGTGGTCTTTGTCGGCCCGGACACCAACCGGGATGTGCTGGTGCGCTACATCGTCGAACAGGGCACGATCAACCCCTCCGCCGACGCCAACTGGCGTTTCCGGCCCGTCCCGGAGACCACCGTTCTGTTCGAAACCGGCCCGGGTGGCACCGACCACGCATCGTCCGTCGAAGGTGTGCGGATCGAACCTGCCGGCGACGGCGCCGACGGTTTCGCCCGTTACCGGATCACGCTCTGA
- a CDS encoding NAD(P)H-dependent oxidoreductase, with translation MTTTLIVLSHPAQTSFNAAWARASETACRSFGDDVLLSDLYRLGFDPAERADHYPQGTATDPYDVLKTQQVASETDRLPSRVQAEVDKLRAADRIICHFPLWWFAPPAMLKGWCERVLVNGGMHDTGNRFDTGFFRGKSVLFCVSTGSKAAESAHNGKEGDVEMLLWPLAYTFRYLGFDVLRPRVVHGVHGYHKDTAKEALENRLRGELAGHAGVLSRYASLPRLAFNADSDFEDGRLRDGVPGQSLFIRQNP, from the coding sequence ATGACCACCACCCTGATCGTACTCTCCCATCCGGCGCAGACTTCCTTTAACGCCGCCTGGGCGCGCGCGTCCGAAACAGCGTGCCGCTCCTTCGGCGACGACGTGCTCCTGTCCGATCTCTACAGGCTCGGCTTCGATCCGGCCGAACGGGCCGACCACTATCCGCAAGGAACGGCCACGGACCCGTATGACGTCCTGAAAACTCAGCAAGTTGCCTCCGAGACGGACCGCCTGCCTTCTAGGGTTCAAGCCGAAGTGGACAAGCTTCGCGCCGCCGACCGCATCATCTGCCATTTTCCGCTCTGGTGGTTCGCACCGCCCGCGATGCTCAAGGGCTGGTGCGAGCGGGTGCTTGTGAATGGCGGCATGCATGACACCGGCAACCGCTTCGACACCGGCTTTTTCCGCGGCAAATCCGTTCTGTTCTGTGTGAGCACCGGCTCGAAGGCCGCCGAAAGCGCGCATAACGGCAAGGAAGGCGACGTTGAGATGCTGCTCTGGCCGCTGGCCTACACCTTCCGGTATCTGGGCTTTGACGTGTTGCGGCCCCGGGTCGTTCACGGAGTGCACGGCTATCACAAGGACACCGCCAAAGAGGCGCTCGAGAACCGGCTGCGCGGCGAACTGGCTGGGCATGCCGGTGTCCTGTCCCGGTATGCAAGCCTGCCGCGACTGGCGTTCAATGCCGACAGCGATTTCGAGGACGGCCGGTTGCGCGACGGTGTTCCCGGCCAATCGCTTTTCATAAGGCAGAATCCATAG
- the dksA gene encoding RNA polymerase-binding protein DksA: MTVEIESEYRPSEDEPFMNDRQREYFRNKLLAWKEEILKESKETLTNLQEESQNHPDFADRASSETDRSIELRARDRQRKLISKIDDALERIADGSYGYCEETGEPISLRRLEARPIATLSIEAQEAHERREKVYRDD; the protein is encoded by the coding sequence ATGACGGTTGAAATTGAGTCTGAATATCGACCCTCGGAAGACGAGCCGTTCATGAATGACAGGCAGCGGGAGTATTTCCGAAACAAGCTGCTTGCATGGAAAGAAGAGATCCTGAAGGAGAGCAAGGAAACGCTCACCAACCTTCAGGAGGAAAGTCAGAACCACCCCGATTTTGCTGACCGGGCCTCCTCTGAAACCGACCGCTCGATCGAGCTGCGGGCCAGGGACCGTCAACGCAAGCTGATTTCAAAGATCGATGATGCTTTGGAACGGATCGCCGACGGAAGCTACGGTTATTGCGAAGAGACCGGGGAACCTATCTCCCTGCGGCGCCTCGAGGCACGGCCGATCGCGACCCTGTCCATCGAAGCCCAGGAAGCGCATGAGCGCCGGGAAAAGGTTTACCGCGACGACTGA
- a CDS encoding flagellar basal body P-ring protein FlgI, with product MRHFNDRIFKRFARFVLATAAIALCVSSLAPAAYAASRIKDIADFEGIRENQLIGYGLVVGLNGTGDSLNNSPFTQQSLQAMLERLGVNTRNVDLNTNTVAAVMVTANLPPFATQGTRIDVNVSALGDADSLQGGTLLVTPLVGADGEVYSIAQGSVAIGGFSAQADAASVVRGVPTAGRIANGGLVERELEFKLASLTTMRLALRNPDLTTARRVALSINELIGMPTAEPLDPGTVQLELPRQYDGNIVDLLTDIEQLIVEPDLAARIVIDENSGIIVMGQDVKVSMVAVAQGNLTVTIAETPQVSQPLPFANGQTEVVDRSEITVNEDGNKLAIVPETVTLKQLVDGLNALGIGPRDMISILQAIKASGALQAEIEVL from the coding sequence ATGCGACATTTCAACGACAGGATCTTCAAGAGGTTTGCACGGTTCGTCCTGGCAACGGCGGCCATCGCCCTGTGCGTGTCATCCTTGGCGCCCGCTGCATACGCCGCCTCGCGCATCAAGGACATCGCGGATTTCGAAGGCATTCGGGAAAACCAGCTGATCGGCTACGGCCTGGTCGTTGGCCTGAACGGGACCGGTGACTCGCTGAACAACTCGCCCTTCACGCAGCAGAGCCTTCAGGCCATGTTGGAACGGCTGGGCGTGAACACACGAAACGTCGATCTCAACACCAACACGGTGGCGGCCGTCATGGTGACGGCAAACCTGCCGCCCTTCGCCACACAGGGCACGCGGATCGACGTCAATGTCAGCGCTCTCGGCGATGCGGATTCCCTCCAGGGCGGCACGCTACTGGTCACCCCGCTCGTCGGTGCGGATGGTGAGGTCTACTCCATTGCGCAGGGCTCGGTCGCCATTGGCGGTTTTTCCGCCCAGGCGGACGCGGCTTCGGTGGTGCGCGGTGTGCCGACAGCCGGGCGCATTGCCAATGGCGGCCTTGTGGAGCGCGAGCTTGAGTTCAAGCTTGCCTCGCTGACGACCATGCGTCTGGCGCTGCGCAATCCCGATCTCACCACGGCCCGGCGGGTCGCCCTGTCGATCAACGAACTGATCGGCATGCCGACCGCCGAACCGCTCGATCCGGGAACCGTCCAACTGGAGCTCCCAAGGCAGTATGACGGCAATATCGTCGATCTTCTGACCGACATCGAACAGCTCATTGTCGAACCCGACCTGGCGGCGCGCATCGTCATTGACGAAAACTCCGGCATCATCGTGATGGGCCAGGACGTGAAGGTTTCCATGGTCGCTGTCGCACAGGGCAACCTGACCGTGACAATCGCGGAAACACCGCAGGTGTCTCAGCCCCTGCCCTTCGCCAACGGCCAGACAGAAGTCGTGGATCGTTCCGAGATCACGGTGAACGAAGACGGAAACAAGCTTGCTATCGTTCCAGAGACTGTCACACTCAAGCAGCTTGTCGACGGCCTCAACGCCCTGGGCATCGGGCCGCGCGACATGATCTCCATCCTGCAGGCCATCAAGGCATCCGGTGCCCTGCAGGCCGAAATCGAGGTGCTGTGA
- a CDS encoding flagellar basal body-associated FliL family protein yields the protein MTDENAAADEDGDDEAGGAGLGGKKLFLFGGLGLVLLLAAGGAGYYFFMMGDSAPAPAPGEADTPQVVQKPVVFYDLPEMTVNLATDGRTTYLKVRIALEVENRAMIEQIQPYLPRILDAFQIYLRELRPADLEGSAGLFRLKEELLRRINLSVYPAKVEGVLFKEILVQ from the coding sequence ATGACAGACGAAAACGCCGCAGCCGACGAAGACGGCGACGATGAAGCCGGGGGCGCCGGTTTAGGCGGGAAGAAGCTCTTCCTGTTTGGCGGCCTTGGGCTGGTGCTTCTGCTCGCGGCCGGCGGGGCGGGGTATTATTTCTTCATGATGGGCGACAGCGCACCGGCGCCGGCGCCCGGTGAGGCGGATACCCCGCAGGTCGTCCAGAAGCCGGTGGTGTTTTACGACCTGCCGGAAATGACGGTCAATCTGGCGACGGACGGGCGCACGACGTACCTGAAGGTCAGGATTGCCCTGGAAGTCGAGAACCGCGCGATGATCGAGCAGATCCAGCCGTATCTGCCGCGGATCCTGGATGCGTTCCAGATCTATCTGCGCGAATTACGCCCCGCGGACCTGGAAGGGTCTGCCGGTCTGTTCCGCTTGAAGGAAGAATTGCTCAGGCGGATCAATCTGTCGGTCTATCCGGCAAAGGTTGAAGGGGTCCTGTTCAAGGAAATCCTTGTACAGTGA